The genomic window attacatatataagaagATCTGTAAGGGaccatttaataattaactttttcaaataaccttcaaatttgttaaatatatcCAATATATTGTATAAGGTAATTAGCTGATATATACAAAGAGAAATATTTACTTCTGTATATTCATTATCATTGTTGacattattactatatttattattacatccATGAATGGTGaagtatattttctttttatcatcAACTGtcattacattattatatataatactatttTCTCTCTGTATAATTTTCTCTTTATCattcttcaaaaaataattttgaaaaaaggaaaaagagcttgttacatttttattatacatataatgtgGAATTAAATTCACATATGCTTCTGTAAGGCAAAATGGCATATACAatagtttattatttttatcaataaaAGTAATTCTCTGGTTAAatctatttaatatattacaacgTTTCTCTTCCCCTACTGCGTTTTTCGTTTCTAATAATAAAtccttattatttaatacatcCTCATTTGACtgttttgctttttttatatttttcaagcTCCTTTTGCTATCTGTAGAcaaattattgttaattGCATTCTCTCGCAAATGTACGTTATCGATGATGCCTCTTCCTTCTCTGAGCTCCTCCTTATGACCaccatttttcttttttgataAACCTCTTCCACATTCATCCGTGCCGCTTGTATCTCCACTGTCCTTTACTTGCCCATTTGAAGCTACTTCCTGAGGGATTCCCCTCTTGTGCTCGTACCTTCccttaaattttttcaatttagaAGAGCCCCTCCTAAATAGGGAATCCAGAGAGTACCTAACACCttgatcatttttttttttttttaaaattacattttttgataatatttcataattatcattaaaaatcattttcctaatttttaatttttcataatttgaACAATCCatcttattattttccttcCCTGTTTTGTTTCTAAGTAcatgcattttatttataaatttgatGGGCAATTTTTGCAAAACATTATTGTCAGTTGTGttatcataatttaatttagtTTTTTCTGTTAATAATTGAAAAACGAGAGGCTGGTTATAAGAAGAATATTTCTTCGATAAAACCACATggaaatattcaaatatataactattaATAACATCatattcatatgtacatgtgttcATATAAAGGTATGTATTACTGTTTCTGTCAAAAGGTAGAGCCTtcgatatattattactatacaATAAAACATTCAAAATATTTGTGCATTCGATAgaagaattaatttttaatttttgtaaaaaatttttaaataaatctCTCTGTATTACTATAGGTATTAACGGACACTTCAGCAAACACTCTGCTGTTATTTTGTGTACTCTCATGGTTTCATCGATACCACTGATATTATTAGTATTGATGTTTTCATGTTTGACATTACTAGTTCTAACGGTCGTTCCCACTTTGTTTGCTATGCCACCGGCGAGTGTTCCACCGTTTGGGGGAAAACTCTTTATACCACTGGACAGGCCGCTAgtttttccattattttgGCCGCCCCTTGTACCACTCTTCATTCCATTATTTAGCATGGCCCTCCCATTGCTGCAATTGTTAAGTTTACGCTTGTCAGTTCTACCAACATGTGTAGCATTACCATTATGCCTCCTTTTCACATTATGCACATTTCTAAAATCCATGTTTCCCGTACAATGatcatttttaatgttattgCTCGGAGGAAGGGAAAAGACGcccttattattattttcatttacacCATAATCGTCATCACTTGCAAAGAAGTCCCTTTCCTTTACACTTCCtcttctattattattgactaaattatttttaacctGTGTAGCACTAGAATTTCttaaataagaattatttggtttatttgtattttgcTGTTTCACAAAATTAGATGcattttttaagttatcTAAATATTCATTCGATGTGTCCCATTCTGCTGTACGATCAGACCTCCTTTTAGCACATTTTGAATCTAATTTATcttttagaaataatttaatatctTCAGTATTCTCTAAGAATATTTCAGAAtcctcttttttatattttcgcATCATATTAAATCTATCGTTACATTTTACAATTTCTTTTCtataattataaacaatcatattccttttcttactaatactttttttgttcttaccATTTTGTTCTTCCAACTGTTCTGGGTCCATACCCTCAATTTCGAGACTAACATTTGACATATTTGGTACGCCTGATTTATTTGCTACGCTTGGTATATTTGGTAtgtttgaatattttaacgTTTCTATGCTCTCACCAGTTTGATAATTAATggtgttaataaaaatatactttaaaaCTTTTAATGCGTTATTATCTACATATATGGTAAAATTATCCAAAAAGGATTTTGTGtcaatcatattttttatatgctgtaatttctctttatttGTTTTGAATGGTTCGTGCAATAATTCGTATAGCACTAGTCCTAGGGAGAACATATCCAGCTCCTcataatcatattttttcttattcaaactactataaaaatattgattatAAGAATACATGTAAAATTCTTCGTATTCTTTTGGTTTGTCACTTGTACTACTATTATGATTCCTATCATCatccattaattttttttttgcataagTTTTCCagtaattttcaaaaaaacgccaattcctttttttgacCTTTCCACCATGACCCGTGTTATCTTTTTCCCTCCTTCTGCTTCTCTCTCCCGCATGTTCAGAGGAACTCTCACACCCTTCCTTTGACTGCCCCTCCTTACCTTTGTCCATTCCAAACTGCGCATCAACCTTGTCTTCCCTTTTGTCACTATCACTGGCAATTTCCAGACTATTATAAAGCTCTTTCATCATACTGGAAAAGTAAGAGGACCCTCTATGGTTATACGAGTATTGATAAAAGTAAATGTAATCAATCATATCACACACACtataatttacaattttgATATGTGCCCCATACTCATCATTATCTAAGTACATATTTTGCGTATTCAAATTTTTGACATATATATTTCGCCTATGTAAATAACTTACGGATTCTAAAATTTGTCTAAACACATTCCATATAAGAtacttattattttgaaaaaaatttctctcaatttctttttccaGTATTTGTCCTTTGCAATATTCGCATGGTACATataatactttatatttcttttcttttttctttagcaaattttcaatatatttcaCTTTTTCCATATCCTCAGAGGAATAATTgctattttcataattataatgttttgtgttccctttttttaaaaaaggcaaaattccttttcttttgctTAAAATTTTGTCGTATCTCTTGTCATATTCTTCTCTACTTTCATTTTCCTTAGCATGATATGTAGAAGATTCATTTTGCTTTCCCCCTGCTAATCTACGCACCTTCTGTTCGTTTGTAGTAGAATTCTTATCGTGTCTAAAATGGTCCCAGTTACCACTACCATGTAACGAATGAGCATCGTTTAAATTGTTTTCGTTTCCTTTTGGTGTGCGTGTGCTCCTGTGTGCACTTCCCTTTTTGTCTTTACGCTTTTTCCCCCGCCGTTTACCTTTTCTCTTGCCTTCACCGTTACAGACGCTGCTAGATCCACTACCACTTCTACTACCACTTCTACTACCACTTCTACCACCGCTTCTACCACCGCTTCTAACACTGCTAATCTGCTGCACTGGCTCCTCCATTTTCTTGGTAGAACCACTAAAAGAGGAAGATACAACTCGTGTCTGCTCTTCTACAAGATCGGACTTCTCTGAAGCCCTGCATAAAATTAGAATCTTCATTAACTCTATAATTTTGTGCATGTTTCCCTGTTCAATTATTTCCTCATTTAGAAGAgcctcttcttctttttgtaTCCATGATATATGATACCTAGCTAAATATTTGTGTTGAATTTTTGATAATCTGGCTAGCTCCCTAagaattctttttaaattcattttctGAATTATCTTGTAATGATTAATGATCTTTTTTAAACGAGCAAAATCTAAGTCATTCAGAATTTGaaataaacttttttcatttcttgcAATGTTCagaatacatttttttttagcataATATTGGTACtcattacaaaaataattaatagaTGAGAAAtcaattattttgtatttactCTTATCACtataagtattatataatatatcatttataaaatctTGCAAAagttgttcatttttttttttgttattttttccttttttttttttatcgtttAAAATGTTACAAAATAGGTTATACCCCCTactacaaaataaaatatggttcaaaaaaaaagttaaaaaatgaaaaagatttaaagttacatatgtataaataacatataaattagtATCTACAATATGTTTTCCTATAAgcatatttttgtaataactAATAggtacttttttaattatatgaaaatttttaatattattgtatgaatgtttttttattattaaacttTGTTCAGGGTAAATTTTGGGAAGTTCATTCAAATTTAATTCCtcttgttccttttttttcttctcattATCACCGTTAACTATTACTCTCTTTTCAcgttttattctttttctacCATTCAAGTTATCACTTCCAATATAACTGTTTAAAGAGCAAAAACCTGAGATACTACTAAAATTGTGCATGTTCAAAATATAGTTCTCTTCTGTACGAGAATTAATAATACGTATAACACTACAATTGCTACTATTCTTGTTGATGTTTATGTTACCATATGTTGTATCTGCAGTATAGCATGTACCGTGCACATTGTGCAAATCGTCTATATGGTCTATATCATCCTCATAGTCTGTGTTACCCTCGTTACCCGTACCGTTTCCATCTTCCACACCGTCTAACCTTTGAGTATTCCCCTCTTGTACGTAATGAACACCAAACAATGCATCTTTATTATTAGCACATTCACGCGTATTATCATTGCTTGAGTGTTCACCCTCCTTAGAATTTAAACTATCATCTAGTCTATGATTCATTTCTTCCCATAGGCTCTTAAAACCATCACTTAAccttatatttaaatattcatttaaaaaaatacatacatcaAATAAAGTAATTCGTCCATAATTTTTTGCgcatatcatttttatatttgaactGATATAATTTGTTTGTTGCTCACTTAGTgcattatttgtatatatggtTATATTTGGATACGAATAAGGGTATTTATTATCACAACAAAACAGCACTTTATATTTTGGAAAAGATGTgtcataattaaaaaagatacaaaACTTTAAgcaattatttaaatttatttcatcattCATATCAATAAGTACACTCGAACACAACTCcttgttcttttttataaattcctCCTTTCTCATCAATTCCTTCGGTAGATCGCCTTCTTTCACGTGTCTGTAAGGGGGAAGAGGCAGAAGAACATGAAGAAATATCCAGGGATACAAAGTGTACAATGAAAAGAACAAGCACGGTGTGAAAAATATGCACAGTAGGGAAAAATATGCATGGTTAGGAAAAAAAACCCTCTGTTGTTCTCCTTTTCCTTACCCAGCATTTTCTACATATATCGGGAAGTAAATATGATTAAGCGCTAAAATTTCTTCTACTTGATCCTTGTACAACTGCTTGTCTTCTTCCTCGCATCTCTTCGATTTCCCCTTCTTTTTGTTCTCTGCAAAAATGCACACATGGGgcgtaaatacatacatacatatataaatacaaaattatacaatataCGTGTGCACCCTCTCCAACTCACATTACACTATCACATTATTGATAGAGGAAAAGAGAAACATGTCCATTTAatgtacatttaaaaaaaaaaaaaaaaaaaaaaaaaagtgcacATAATTCgtaattttttgtttgtttttttttcttcgaTTTTTATAACACCattatacttaatatttcttgattttttttttttcctcttcctATTATTTTCCCTTTCTGCAATACTCTCCTGCGGCATGTTAaaatcttaaaaaaatttggaaataatttttaaaaaaaaaaaaaaaaaaaaacgaaaaagaaggaaaagcAAACTTCAAAACAGACTTCTTTAGAGCGatttttattgaaatatttttgaagagcctttttttaaaaggaatCTTTTTTAACATGATTCACTCATTCGTTTGCCTTTTCATCTTGCTCATTTTAAACTATGTTGAGCTTCATcttatgcacatatatatatatattaacatgaACGCATATGACTATGCGTATTATGCGCGTAGATTGGGATGCTCACACATTTAGAACTATATAAACAGAATATGTATGGATAAATTTATAACGTATACActtcttgtatatatatatatatatatatatatacatatattttttttttttttttttcttttacttttttttttaattttccttttttctttaaatgtGGTTTCTCTTAAATTATAACAACACCTACTTAATTTTAcccttcatatatataatcgccgaagcggaaaaaaaaaagagagtaaatgtatatactacacaaaatgtaaataattataccTAAATCTTCCATTATGTTCCACtagataattataattttttcttcaaattaaaacaaaaatttatgttgCACTAGGTGAATTACTCCTagaaggaaataaaaaggaaaaacaaaaaaaattaatattaatattaatattaatattgttaGTATTAGTGTCAGTGTCAGTATTAACAtttaagcaaaaaataaCGGCCCATTTCTTAAAAAGTGtaaaattttctaaattcatttttgtttttatagtCAAAtaatgccttttttttttcttttttt from Plasmodium malariae genome assembly, chromosome: 13 includes these protein-coding regions:
- the PmUG01_13031600 gene encoding protein kinase, putative; its protein translation is MPQESIAERENNRKRKKKKSRNIKYNENKKKGKSKRCEEEDKQLYKDQVEEILALNHIYFPIYVENAGHVKEGDLPKELMRKEEFIKKNKELCSSVLIDMNDEINLNNCLKFCIFFNYDTSFPKYKVLFCCDNKYPYSYPNITIYTNNALSEQQTNYISSNIKMICAKNYGRITLFDVCIFLNEYLNIRLSDGFKSLWEEMNHRLDDSLNSKEGEHSSNDNTRECANNKDALFGVHYVQEGNTQRLDGVEDGNGTGNEGNTDYEDDIDHIDDLHNVHGTCYTADTTYGNININKNSSNCSVIRIINSRTEENYILNMHNFSSISGFCSLNSYIGSDNLNGRKRIKREKRVIVNGDNEKKKKEQEELNLNELPKIYPEQSLIIKKHSYNNIKNFHIIKKVPISYYKNMLIGKHIVDTNLYVIYTYVTLNLFHFLTFFLNHILFCSRGYNLFCNILNDKKKKGKNNKKKNEQLLQDFINDILYNTYSDKSKYKIIDFSSINYFCNEYQYYAKKKCILNIARNEKSLFQILNDLDFARLKKIINHYKIIQKMNLKRILRELARLSKIQHKYLARYHISWIQKEEEALLNEEIIEQGNMHKIIELMKILILCRASEKSDLVEEQTRVVSSSFSGSTKKMEEPVQQISSVRSGGRSGGRSGSRSGSRSGSGSSSVCNGEGKRKGKRRGKKRKDKKGSAHRSTRTPKGNENNLNDAHSLHGSGNWDHFRHDKNSTTNEQKVRRLAGGKQNESSTYHAKENESREEYDKRYDKILSKRKGILPFLKKGNTKHYNYENSNYSSEDMEKVKYIENLLKKKEKKYKVLYVPCEYCKGQILEKEIERNFFQNNKYLIWNVFRQILESVSYLHRRNIYVKNLNTQNMYLDNDEYGAHIKIVNYSVCDMIDYIYFYQYSYNHRGSSYFSSMMKELYNSLEIASDSDKREDKVDAQFGMDKGKEGQSKEGCESSSEHAGERSRRREKDNTGHGGKVKKRNWRFFENYWKTYAKKKLMDDDRNHNSSTSDKPKEYEEFYMYSYNQYFYSSLNKKKYDYEELDMFSLGLVLYELLHEPFKTNKEKLQHIKNMIDTKSFLDNFTIYVDNNALKVLKYIFINTINYQTGESIETLKYSNIPNIPSVANKSGVPNMSNVSLEIEGMDPEQLEEQNGKNKKSISKKRNMIVYNYRKEIVKCNDRFNMMRKYKKEDSEIFLENTEDIKLFLKDKLDSKCAKRRSDRTAEWDTSNEYLDNLKNASNFVKQQNTNKPNNSYLRNSSATQVKNNLVNNNRRGSVKERDFFASDDDYGVNENNNKGVFSLPPSNNIKNDHCTGNMDFRNVHNVKRRHNGNATHVGRTDKRKLNNCSNGRAMLNNGMKSGTRGGQNNGKTSGLSSGIKSFPPNGGTLAGGIANKVGTTVRTSNVKHENINTNNISGIDETMRVHKITAECLLKCPLIPIVIQRDLFKNFLQKLKINSSIECTNILNVLLYSNNISKALPFDRNSNTYLYMNTCTYEYDVINSYIFEYFHVVLSKKYSSYNQPLVFQLLTEKTKLNYDNTTDNNVLQKLPIKFINKMHVLRNKTGKENNKMDCSNYEKLKIRKMIFNDNYEILSKNVILKKKKNDQGVRYSLDSLFRRGSSKLKKFKGRYEHKRGIPQEVASNGQVKDSGDTSGTDECGRGLSKKKNGGHKEELREGRGIIDNVHLRENAINNNLSTDSKRSLKNIKKAKQSNEDVLNNKDLLLETKNAVGEEKRCNILNRFNQRITFIDKNNKLLYMPFCLTEAYVNLIPHYMYNKNVTSSFSFFQNYFLKNDKEKIIQRENSIIYNNVMTVDDKKKIYFTIHGCNNKYSNNVNNDNEYTEVNISLCIYQLITLYNILDIFNKFEGYLKKLIIKWSLTDLLIYVIKDIFALENDEKTYYIYNQFQDKNMNFKSLKKLLYFMDVNCEENILEILYSAIFEDKDNINDRLRNICKIYYMINHKNKKFIKYIISTIIYLNNLFNYFNNAKHLFVWDFFMNKYQQIFAFSLVFNIYSQADEQNLLSFGGVSTDVFSNPEQISSKTIYNFVFEIFVDSISKIMFQEVRRNNYSDMPIDFHSPSVVITTKAHKLLVYAFSLYNNLIQKNIRCECKITPVIETFKFEQGLLRYNNINIHVQINQRMNSSTSINIEDYEDTVENITSNVISEGHMNIIYSTHILRLNIKKNFENESSLINYIKQFYAKK